A genome region from Chelonia mydas isolate rCheMyd1 chromosome 24, rCheMyd1.pri.v2, whole genome shotgun sequence includes the following:
- the KCNJ10 gene encoding ATP-sensitive inward rectifier potassium channel 10 isoform X2 has protein sequence MTSATKVYYSQTTQTDSRPLIGSGLRKRRVMTKDGRSNVRMEHIADKRFLYLKDLWTTFIDMQWRYKLLLFSATFAGTWFIFGVIWYLVALLHGDLLEFDPPANHTPCVMQVHTLTGAFLFSLESQTTIGYGFRYISEECPLAIVLLISQLVLTTIMEIFITGTFLAKIARPKKRAETIKFSQNAVVAQHNGKTCLMIRVANMRKSLLIGCQVTGKLLNTYLTKEGECVRLNQVNVDFHVDTASDSPFLILPLTFYHVVDDSSPLRDTALRTGEGDFELVVILSGTVESTSATCQVRTSYLPEEILWGYEFSPVISLSASGKYVADFSLFDQVVKVSPLCCVHETVRFGDPEKLKLEESFREKSEREGSPLSVRISNV, from the coding sequence ATGACTTCCGCCACCAAGGTGTACTACAGCCAGACCACCCAGACCGACAGCCGCCCCCTCATCGGCTCTGGCCTGCGCAAGCGGCGCGTGATGACCAAGGATGGCCGGAGCAACGTGCGGATGGAGCACATCGCTGACAAGCGGTTCCTCTATCTCAAGGACCTGTGGACCACCTTCATCGACATGCAGTGGCGCTACAAGCTGTTGCTCTTCTCCGCCACATTTGCCGGCACCTGGTTCATCTTCGGGGTGATCTGGTACCTGGTGGCCTTACTGCATGGGGACCTACTGGAGTTCGACCCCCCGGCCAACCACACCCCGTGCGTCATGCAGGTACACACGCTGACTGGAGCATTCCTCTTCTCCCTGGAGTCCCAGACCACCATTGGCTATGGCTTCCGCTACATCAGCGAGGAATGCCCCTTGGCCATTGTACTGCTCATCAGCCAGCTGGTTCTCACCACCATCATGGAGATCTTCATCACCGGCACGTTCCTGGCCAAGATCGCCCGTCCCAAGAAGAGAGCTGAGACCATCAAGTTCAGCCAGAACGCGGTGGTAGCCCAACACAATGGCAAGACCTGCCTGATGATCCGGGTGGCCAACATGCGCAAGAGCCTGCTGATTGGCTGCCAGGTGACCGGCAAGCTGCTCAACACCTACCTCACCAAGGAAGGGGAGTGTGTCCGGCTTAACCAGGTCAATGTGGACTTCCACGTGGACACGGCTTCTGACAGCCCCTTCCTCATCCTACCCCTCACCTTCTACCATGTGGTGGATGACTCCAGCCCCTTGCGGGACACGGCCCTGCGCACGGGCGAAGGAGACTTCGAGCTGGTGGTGATCCTCAGCGGCACGGTGGAGTCGACCAGCGCCACCTGCCAGGTGCGCACCTCCTACCTGCCTGAGGAGATCCTGTGGGGCTACGAGTTCAGCCCAGTCATCTCCCTCTCAGCCAGCGGCAAGTACGTGGCTGACTTCAGCCTGTTTGACCAGGTGGTCAAGGTGTCGCCTCTGTGCTGCGTCCACGAGACAGTGCGGTTCGGGGACCCCGAGAAGCTGAAGCTGGAGGAGTCCTTCCGGGAGAAATCAGAGCGGGAGGGCAGCCCCCTGAGCGTCCGCATCAGCAACGTCTGA
- the KCNJ10 gene encoding ATP-sensitive inward rectifier potassium channel 10 isoform X1: protein MMTSATKVYYSQTTQTDSRPLIGSGLRKRRVMTKDGRSNVRMEHIADKRFLYLKDLWTTFIDMQWRYKLLLFSATFAGTWFIFGVIWYLVALLHGDLLEFDPPANHTPCVMQVHTLTGAFLFSLESQTTIGYGFRYISEECPLAIVLLISQLVLTTIMEIFITGTFLAKIARPKKRAETIKFSQNAVVAQHNGKTCLMIRVANMRKSLLIGCQVTGKLLNTYLTKEGECVRLNQVNVDFHVDTASDSPFLILPLTFYHVVDDSSPLRDTALRTGEGDFELVVILSGTVESTSATCQVRTSYLPEEILWGYEFSPVISLSASGKYVADFSLFDQVVKVSPLCCVHETVRFGDPEKLKLEESFREKSEREGSPLSVRISNV, encoded by the exons ATG ATGACTTCCGCCACCAAGGTGTACTACAGCCAGACCACCCAGACCGACAGCCGCCCCCTCATCGGCTCTGGCCTGCGCAAGCGGCGCGTGATGACCAAGGATGGCCGGAGCAACGTGCGGATGGAGCACATCGCTGACAAGCGGTTCCTCTATCTCAAGGACCTGTGGACCACCTTCATCGACATGCAGTGGCGCTACAAGCTGTTGCTCTTCTCCGCCACATTTGCCGGCACCTGGTTCATCTTCGGGGTGATCTGGTACCTGGTGGCCTTACTGCATGGGGACCTACTGGAGTTCGACCCCCCGGCCAACCACACCCCGTGCGTCATGCAGGTACACACGCTGACTGGAGCATTCCTCTTCTCCCTGGAGTCCCAGACCACCATTGGCTATGGCTTCCGCTACATCAGCGAGGAATGCCCCTTGGCCATTGTACTGCTCATCAGCCAGCTGGTTCTCACCACCATCATGGAGATCTTCATCACCGGCACGTTCCTGGCCAAGATCGCCCGTCCCAAGAAGAGAGCTGAGACCATCAAGTTCAGCCAGAACGCGGTGGTAGCCCAACACAATGGCAAGACCTGCCTGATGATCCGGGTGGCCAACATGCGCAAGAGCCTGCTGATTGGCTGCCAGGTGACCGGCAAGCTGCTCAACACCTACCTCACCAAGGAAGGGGAGTGTGTCCGGCTTAACCAGGTCAATGTGGACTTCCACGTGGACACGGCTTCTGACAGCCCCTTCCTCATCCTACCCCTCACCTTCTACCATGTGGTGGATGACTCCAGCCCCTTGCGGGACACGGCCCTGCGCACGGGCGAAGGAGACTTCGAGCTGGTGGTGATCCTCAGCGGCACGGTGGAGTCGACCAGCGCCACCTGCCAGGTGCGCACCTCCTACCTGCCTGAGGAGATCCTGTGGGGCTACGAGTTCAGCCCAGTCATCTCCCTCTCAGCCAGCGGCAAGTACGTGGCTGACTTCAGCCTGTTTGACCAGGTGGTCAAGGTGTCGCCTCTGTGCTGCGTCCACGAGACAGTGCGGTTCGGGGACCCCGAGAAGCTGAAGCTGGAGGAGTCCTTCCGGGAGAAATCAGAGCGGGAGGGCAGCCCCCTGAGCGTCCGCATCAGCAACGTCTGA